Proteins encoded in a region of the Anas acuta chromosome 13, bAnaAcu1.1, whole genome shotgun sequence genome:
- the DLG3 gene encoding disks large homolog 3 isoform X7: MMNSSMSSGSGSLRTSEKRSLYVRALFDYDRTRDSCLPSQGLSFSYGDILHVINASDDEWWQARLVTPHGESEQIGVIPSKKRVEKKERARLKTVKFHARTGMIESNRSIKTKRKKSFRLSRKFPFYKSKENLAQESSGQEQGVTSNTSDSESSSKGQEDTILSYEPVTRQEIHYARPVIILGPTKDRVNDDLISEFPHKFGSCVPHTTRPRRENEVDGQDYHFVVSREQMEKDIQDNKFIEAGQFNDNLYGTSIQSVRAVAERGKHCILDVSGNAIKRLQQAQLYPIAIFIKPKSIEALMEMNRRQTYEQANKVFDKAMKLEQEFGEYFTAIVQGDSLEEIYSKIKQIIEDQSGHYIWVPSPEKL, encoded by the exons ATGATGAACAGCAGCATGAGCTCTGGCTCTGGCTCGCTCCGGACAAGCGAGAAGAGATCCCTCTATGTCCG AGCTCTGTTTGACTATGACCGGACCCGGGACAGTTGCTTGCCCAGCCAGGGCCTCAGCTTCTCCTACGGGGACATCCTGCACGTCATCAATGCCTCTGACGATGAATGGTGGCAAGCCAGGCTCGTGACACCCCATGGCGAGAGCGAGCAGATCGGGGTCATCCCCAGCAAGAAGAG GGtggagaagaaggagagagCGCGGTTGAAAACGGTGAAGTTCCACGCCAGGACCGGCATGATAGAGTCCAACCGG TCGATCAAAACGAAACGTAAAAAGAGTTTCCGCCTCTCTCGAAAGTTTCCATTTTACAAGAGCAAAGAGAACCTGGCCCAGGAGAGCAGCGGACAGGAAC AGGGCGTGACATCAAACACCAGTGACAGCGAGAGCAGTTCCA AAGGACAAGAGGACACTATCCTGTCATACGAACCGGTGACACGGCAAGAAA TTCACTATGCGAGGCCAGTGATCATCCTGGGGCCGACGAAGGACCGAGTTAACGATGACCTCATCTCCGAATTCCCACACAAGTTTGGTTCCTGTGTGCCAC ACACCACCAGGCCTCGGCGCGAGAACGAGGTGGATGGGCAAGACTACCACTTCGTCGTATCCCGAGAACAGATGGAGAAGGATATTCAGGACAATAAGTTCATCGAGGCCGGGCAGTTCAATGACAATCTCTACGGGACCAGCATTCAGTCGGTGCGGGCGGTCGCAGAGAGG GGGAAACACTGCATCCTGGATGTATCTGGCAATGCTATCAAGAGGTTGCAACAAGCACAACTTTATCCCATTGCCATTTTCATCAAACCAAAATCCATCGAAGCTCTCAT GGAGATGAACCGGAGACAGACGTACGAACAGGCCAACAAGGTCTTTGACAAAGCCATGAAACTCGAGCAAGAATTTGGAGAGTATTTTACAG CCATCGTACAAGGAGACTCTCTTGAAGAGATTTACAGCAAAATCAAACAGATCATTGAGGACCAGTCCGGGCACTACATCTGGGTCCCATCCCCAGAGAAACTCTGA